Below is a window of Lytechinus variegatus isolate NC3 chromosome 4, Lvar_3.0, whole genome shotgun sequence DNA.
agtagagatatagatgaagacaatgatattatgcttgagagaaaaaatatcaaataaagtacactacaaaagaaaataaatttctaaatcgatttttgacaattttttatgcgagaaatctccaaaactaatgatatgcaaatttcattacttaatttgcatatgtaaacaataatttctgttcgtgaaattttgcatatctcttgtgcaccACTTGAACAATacattgtgaaagtttcatacaaaacaagcatgatttggctgagatattctcccttgacttcatgatatgtgtacaatgtctgaaaaatggtgaaatagggccatttcgtagtgacgtcatatattacgccatttcggagggaagaccacgcacagaacccggcagcaatgcatttttgtaaacttcaaggtccatgccatccagctatggggtcatttgcttgtccggctttcggttgaataaacctcctgggctacAGATCCAGTCACATTCTGAGTTAAATACAACTTCAGATACAGATGTGCAATTAAAATGACACCAGGTTTTACAATTCACACAGAGCAGTGCTTTTTGATtacatttcactgattttctacaaataatgcatggatATTTCACAGACATTGAAATTAAATCCCTTTTACAAAAACTACCTTAAAGAATTATTATGAATTTAACAAGTTATAGAAAAGTACATATATTAAACTCTTTCCCATATAATTCaatatattgattaaaaagataTATCTATGGAAATATAAGTGCAAATGGTCCAATGTTTAAAGTTGTTTATAACGAATTAGCGTTTAGGAAGATCGTTATCTCCGCGGATCCCTCGCGTTATAAACTTTCCTCCTGTCGCTCGGATGAGGGCAACAATCCTCCCATCTGATGACCAGGCATCCTTCACCGCTTGGTTTGCTCTTGTTTTTGCGAGAAGGTCCTGATTTTTTCGTGTTAGGTGCTCTTGTATAGACATACGCGATCCTTTTAGTAGTTTGCGACTTTTTATGACGGATTGTCTATGCTGGTACGACACGAACTTTACCAAAAGTGGTCGCGGTGCTGTCGATCTGCTTGATTGGTTCTGGTCTTCTCGGCCGGTGCTCCGTGTCTGCATGCGCCCGCTAGCTGGCGTCCCATCAGACGCGTCGCCTTGGTTACGACGTTGCAGACGATGTGTTCGATCGAGAGCCGAGGGATGCAGATCAACACGTAGTTTTTCCCGCGCGATTTTGCACACTACTTCGGTGGTGTCCTCTCCTTTTGTCTCCGGGACCCCAAAGAAGAGTAGGCAATTCCGTTTTGAGTACTGTTCCAGGTCGTTAGTCTCCTTTTCTAAGTGTTGGAAGCGGGATTGGTATTCATCAATTGCTTCTTTCAGCTCTTTGATCTCCTTTTGTTGCGAATCCCGATCAGTTTCTAATTCCATTATTCTGCTTTCTTGCTTCTCAAGTTGACTAATTAGTTTAGCGAACTCATCACTGGCCGCTTCTTTGACAGCTTTCCTGATAGCTTCGGTCAGCCGTTCACtggtcattattttttcaatggcCTCATCGATGGCATTCTGATTCGATTTAGAAGTTGGCGCCATTatgaatgaaggaaagaaaaagatggTGGCTGTATATCTCAGTCGTCACCCCTGTTTCTGTGGTCTATATTTAGGCTGCACTCGTTAAATATCACTGTATCATTTATAAAATGTCTCGAAGAGCTTAACACAATAGTGcgttgatttatttattgatttatttttatttccttaaTCACGAATACTTTCAGGTCCTTGATCACAAACACTTTTAGTTCACATAGGTTACTGCGAAATCGAAGGCTCACAATTTCAATCCAATAGCAAATACATCATGGGATCCGCGAAAGTTGgtaaaatatagtaaaatattacatcatTGCTATAAGCGTTACATCAAGAGTTAATTGATATTAAAGAAGTGACTGCATATCCGTCAGTTTGATTTACACGGCGTTCTGGTAACGATTTAGTATGTATAGACGTAAAGGCTTATAGCGTGCGTGTTACTGACTGCCAGTTCACGAGAGTTAGTTGTCAGATTAAAACAATCACTTACTTGACATTAAAAACACGAGGTTTCCTCCAAAAGTCAAGAAACTTATCCTCACTTCTCCAATAAAGACCTGATTCAAGGTCTGTTGTGAAAATATGACTCCAAAAATTGTATTTACGATGAAGTTTTATGGGAATCCGAGGCGGCAGCCGACTAAGCTTGTCATTAAACTTAAACTTAACACGTTTAAAACTTAACACGTCATCATCgatatcatcatcttcatcctaatcatcatcaccatcatcatcatcattatcattctttCTCCAAAAGATATCGTGAAActgtgacatcatcgactcatttGCATATCCTCACTGCTGTGCACAGAACTGTTTGcgaaaataattaagaaaatgtctcattttttatgtaaaacATCTCagggcttttttttttattacagtcACTGTTTATAGGCCTATCAATTTTTATGGTCATTGAACCAAATGTAATTTCTTTTCTGTGCATATAATTCAATGCTTAAAGTTATATgtcatcattttgtattttaagtGTTGCTATATGCattttggaaataaatacaTGCTAATACACCATCCATGTTATTTGTTCAATGCATGGGCCGCATGCTTGACAGCTCTCGTCATAACATAATGAATGACGTCACAACGAGACGCGACCCTGACGATAGTCTAGATTCTAGACGTCGGTGTACTTGTTATTCTCTCCGTTTGCTTCATTCTCCATCCCCTGCGCGCCTTCCCCAGTGATCGCGCTATCCCCTCTTTCACGCCCTTCACCATGATGGGATATCGTGCGGCAGTTTTCTTTTCGGGCGTAGAGGTCGAAGATTGTGTTATTGATCAACAACATAACTGAATAGTAGAACAGTCCTGGCAAAGGACTACCCTGACGATTGCAAACACGGGTGGGTTTTCCCCGGGTACAAACTGCTATTTACTCAATTACGATTTTTCTCAGGtaataataaagatgatatGTATATCTTTGCTGCACATCCATCTGATTCGTTCCTTGATCTTACATTTCTGTATTCATATCGGAGAATTTGCAGGCAATTGTTTGATCACAATCTGTAAAAAATCATACCGTCTATTATTTTCGTTTATGAGTTTAGAGTAAATAGTGACACGAGCGGATTTCATTCTGAGATCATTATTCCCGATATTTGAAGTGAATGCTATATCATCCTTACGTACCCTTTATCTGGAAATATAATAATTGCACACTGAATTGAttttaccatcatcatcgttgcggtaggtatatacatgtacatatagaatccgttttaacaataaattgaaatttctCAATGATTAATATTTGCTACAAGTGCATTTCGTATAGCACCTTTATTGTTCtagttattttcatattaatCATTGTTATCACCACCAGCAGCATATCCGAATTCGTTATCagcatcaccattatcatttccTTTATCGACATCATCGTTgacataatcattattactattatcttcatcactttcatcatcaccataaccgtcatcttcattcctcatcaacactatcatcaccaactttatcatcatcatcactatcatcatcatcatcatcatcaccatcatcatcaccatcatcactatcatcgccatcattatcatcatcatcatcaaaatcaccatcaccaccatcatcatcatcgtcgtcatcaccaccatcatcatcatcaccatcatcatcatcaccaccatcatcatcatcaccatcatcatcaccatcattatcatcatcatcaaaatcaccatcaccaccatcatcatcatcatcgtcgtcatcaccatcatcatcatcatcaccaccatcatcatcaccatcatcaccatcattatcatcatcatcatcatcaccatcatcatcatcaaaatcaccatcaccaccaccatcatcaccatcatcatcaccatcatcatcgtcgtcgtcatcatcatatcatcatcattatcatcatcgtcctattttattcagatatatttgatgcatttttttgtaaactaCACAATAAACAAGATAAACGTTACGTTGTTGCTACGGTAAATTTGGATAAGCTCAATGggaaatttatcaaataaaccCTATACAAAAGTAATTATCAAAATCTGCTAGAGCCCTTTCAAAATGTTGACCAGTCAGGTCTGACCTAGTATGATCGCATTTACGAATGTTTTCATAAATAGCTGTGCAGTCTGTGAATTGAATTTTAATCCTGGATTATCCTGCATTTCATGACTGTTTTGCGAATATTAATTTTCTCCAAGATGGAAGAGGCGCTTTACGATCTGACGGGGTTAAAGACCTTGGAGGAGATCCCCTCACTCATGACACTTGGACAAGGATTCATCAGTGAATGCAGGAGTTTCCAGAGTGAGAAAGGAAAATTCTTTGTCAAGATGAACACTAAAAGTCAGGTAGGcctttcacaaagattttactGCGAGTTGTGCTCAAGATCGAAAAGCCAAGGCAATTGCCGAGGTCCGAGTGTTTGCCGCCAGGAAACCAAAAGGACTAGACGTCCGAGGTTAGATctagggttccatgacatttgctccggcgacaattgctcctctGTAAATTCCATACACTAAAGGAATTATCAACTTTATCCCTGGATCATAGGCGGAACTGGGGGGCGggatgaaaaaagggaaaaagaaaaaggagggggaaaagaggaggaaaaaaaaacgaaaataagaggaggaagacgagagaataaaacaaagtgaggggaagacttggaaataaatacaattcatggcactaaataaaattttcgctcgcgctttgcgctcgcattgcataTTCGATCAGATACATACATTATCTTGCTCAAttataggctgatatggagcttaatttataaagttttgaagtcaaaatacaaaacatatttcaggtCGAACATCgaaatttcagtattttgtttgatttacaaattgattttcaaaaagtgctcttTAAAATGTCCGTTGTATTGTATCatcattttcagctcgcgctgcgcgcttgcattatttgatttgtcaagtacCTATTGgtgcatttaaaaaatgtaatttcacaTAACAAAGGTAACTTGGGTGAGATGACATTTATTAATTGATGTTACGCTATTTCAAAATGTGCCTGTTGTATCATTTAAAGAACTACAGTAAATGGTGGAAGTCATGTTTGTTATGTGACAATGGGTTAAATCATAGCCAATTACTTTAAAGCGGACAATGTAATAAGAGCTTTGCCAATTGTAAATTAACGCAACCTGCATCGTGTCGCCTggactccgtaacacaaaggtttgcgatgaataacaaatatgaaagaacgcttctgattggttctaagtcagtattttgcgacaaatgcgcgtgtaacattgatcttgattagccaattcatttagcgattgatcgctaatctttgtgtacGGAGCCATGGTCTATGCCAGGAGATGCAGAAACGGGGGAGGGGGCTGCATGgatgggcttcagcccccacctTTTCCCCAAAACAGCGTACAAAATCGTCAAAACTACCATCTGACTGTGATTTTTTCCATGGTCAGCCCCCGACTTTTGGCTaaacccccccccacacacttttAAAACCGTTCCGCTACCCTGTACTCAGTGGTCCCTTTAACATAGTTAAATATAGATTGGTGTACTTGGCAAGCGTGCAcaacttttttcttttgaaaaattaaCAATTAATGGAGTACTTAACTAAtcgaataaaatgaaagatcatTTGCAAAAAGCTGCTCGAGAGCAACCTAAGAAATGTGTTATAGTCATCAATCTTCTCATAATGTAGGCAAGGACAATGTTTGAAGGCGAAAAGGCCGGCTTGAGCGCCATCTTAGCCACTGGATTGGTCCGCTGCCCGATACCTATCGAGATCTACGACCTTAAGGATGGTCCAGGATCGATCTTTGTCATGGAGTATATGGAATTGAGAGATCTTGATCGGTATGCTGCCACGTTGGGTGAAGCTATTGCAAGGTAATATAATCAGACATAAGAGTATAGGGGGTATAAACGAATATCTTGGCGTACATTAATGGGCATTCATTTACCTCTCTTTTTATTGTTCAATATTCATTATCAAAGAAAAAACAACGCTGAATTTCTGATATCCATTATTATCAATTTCTATTACCTGTTATACCTGTTCTAATCAAACCGTCGTTAATTAATCCCGAACATTCAGGGGTTACTAGTCTATATTGACGACGCTTCGTCACAATTTTTGTGCATATCACATTTATTTAATATAAAACAAAGGGAAGTAATATGCAATGAAAATCAGGTTACATTCTTCAAAGAATAACGTACCGGActgatgattgaaaaaaaaatgaattactgATAAACAATATGACAAGAAAATTTACATGAAACGATTATACATTGGTGATtgcagaaaagaaaatggaaatagaTCAAACACACGCTTCCTGAAATGAAGAGAGTGGGTAGGGAGATAGAAAGAATGAACTTGAAGAAAAGATAGAGAAGGAAGAAACGTGTGACAAgcaagaagaagagaaagaagacgaagaataagaatgagaaaaaagaggaaggaaatgGAGAAGCAGGAGGAGAAATAGAAAACGAAGGGAGTGGAATAGAAAGTttcttaaataaaataatattgcattataggcatttaattgaaaaaaaatctttgtaatGTTACTGCCATTTATAGGCCATATACTTTTTCGATCACAGTCTATTCTCAATGTTTACTTTGATGTCTTCCTTTGGCCTTGATTACATGTAACATGTATCGCGGAGTTAGAACAAATACTAATTTCACTACACTAACCACTAGTACATCGGCAGTACGATGTTATTCCAAAAGTCTcaatactttgaaataaaaacatcaatcaacaccaatgaatgcatttttatttaacAGAGAAGTTATGGCGAAAATAAATTATAACAAAGTTGTTTATTTTGAAAGTTCATGATTATATAAATATCTAAGATTTGCACGCAAATAAATTGTCATTCAAAGTCAAACACAACTGATCtgtactttttttaatcaaacttttATCTTCTGGCAATTTGAGATCTGAACCATCTGAAGCAGTTCTTGGTCTTGAATGGTTGAGAAGTTATCCGGCTTTCACTTTGGTAGGGTAAATAGCAATACCggataatgataaaatgatattatttcgagaatattatttcaaaaccTATATCACAAGACTGGATTTTGTAATAGAAAaatcgaaatttttgctcgctcgcaactctTATAAATTTTGTCCGATACTTCGATCTGGCGTCCTCAAAATTGTtgactcattacgccactgagtTTTCTGAATTGATTCACATTTTATGCAACAAATCAGGTTACATCTCCACAACAGTCGTCTGAAGATGAAAGAGGAAAAGCACGAAGGCAGGATCGGTGGGGTCCCGGTTTCGCGTCCTACATACATGCAGGATGTAAATGGGGAAGATGTTGAGGAGGAAACCCAACGATCTGTCTCTCAGTTTGGATTCCACACCACAACCTGCGGAGGATATCAACCTTTAGATAACACATGGTCGGATGATTGGATGGTAAGATTGTCCGTCTTAAATTTGTAACACGCGAACATTTTTCATAGTATTGTGCAAGATTAGGTAAGCTCATCTGGCATGTCGGGAGAAAAATGCAATAGTCCAAAACTTGAAGAAAGTTATCTATAAATATCTTTAGTCGCAAACCATCCGTGTGCAGTTTGAACGAATATCATGAAAACGTTAATGCAAGAATGTGTACTTTGACTGCATATCAAGGGTATGGCTAGACAACGCATTCCGGTCCCCCTCCCAAGACAATGAGGCaagggcgtcgatccatttttcagattgggggacaaaatcatgaatcaattttccaaaggggctCGATCACACAACACAAACAAACTCACATATGCCTATacatatgtgtacatatatatgtgtatatatatgtatatatatatatatatatatatatatatatgtatatatatatgtatatatatgtatatatatatatatatatatacatatatatacatatatatatatatatatatatatatatatatatatatatatatatatatatatatatatatatatatgtatatatatattgtaaagaaatggatgaagagaacaatggtagacgtagcttaaatcaaggttccccagagctatctaccctttggaaaaattggttatgccgaaaaatgtctctgccgggaatcgaacccgggcccccagctttgaacgccggtgccttaaccactagaccaccggcgttaaggcaccggcgttcaaagctgggggcccgggttcgattcccggcagagacattttttcagcataaccaatttttccaaagggtagatagagttgccaaagctcttgtacatgtatagcttcacacacacacacacacacatatatatacacacacacatatttatatatatacacacacacatatttatatatatacacacacacatatttatatatatacacacacacatatttatatatatacatatctctccagcagattaatgcgagcgcgaagcgcgagctgaaaattttgatatttcgatctgaaaaaaaattgagtttaaagAACTAGATATACATACAATACGTATGCAAATCGAAgagggagttcttttgaggtttagaactgaaaacgggaccatattcacctatttaatcatggaaagtatgggattttgttacagaaatgatgcgagcgcgaagcgcgagctgaaattttttgatattccaatctgaaaagtggacattttgagcacgattttagacgaagaaggagttgtgtatctcaatctcgcttgctgatttctgtgtaacattacaatcttattttattttttagcacatgcggaattattggggggggggcaaaacgatatatttgccccccccaatattttcattggtaggacgatcgcccccctgccccccccccccataatcgacgcctctgcaaTGAGGCAAACGCTTGAAATCACCACGCCTGCTTCGATTAAATCAGGAATAAGATCTGGGATGTAGGAAACTTACGAGAATAAAACTAATAATTACCCCAAAAGAGCAATACTTCATACTTttataatactttttttaaaacaaaccaATGTCGTCGCCTCCGAACTCCACACCTGTTTCATATCAACACCTTCTCATGTTTTCTCGACATTTCTATCCTTCGCAAACTTGAACAGAACTTGATTGAATCTGTGAAGCACACCAACAGTTGTGAATGATATCGATGAAAGAATTTAGTTTTCTAGGATGCAGGGGATTGCCTAGTCCTGAAACGTTTTTGATGTCATCCTATGCTCTATGTGTGAGCCAGGAGATCCACCCGACATACCACAGGGATACGATTTATCACCCTTACTTTTCAGATAAACCCAGTATCACAGGCTGCGAATTTGGGGGAATTAATTCCCTTCACTCCCCCCTTCTTTCTGCCAACTTGTACAAAGACCTGAAAATATCCATCTCATTGTGATTCTTTGCGCACATTTAGCTCCCCGGCctttgcaatttaaaaaaaatcggcgGCCCCTTAGTACTATACCAGAGGGAACTGCCGACGTTACAATCCTACcaacattgtaaaaaaatattgggtaaaatttttatCAGCACGAGGGcatatgtgtccaaccaatgtgggggcagtattttacccaatgcgggaagtgtATTCCCCAGTAAGGTTACAAAATAAGCAGCGATTAATTTAGAAAGGGCAAAATTTTTATCACAATGGATAAAttaaaatgcccaaaagaaatacCCAATGTTGGCTGGACACATAATCACCCGCGTGGAGCTTTttcacccaatatttttttagggtGAATGTCGAACAAGGTGCAAAGCATAAACACAAATGTATGTCCAATAGTGATAACAAGAACGCAAATACATAGGAATAACTTGAGTGTGATATATTTATACCATCAGAATTTCTACGTCCGCCAAAGACTAAAGCCTAAAGTAGACAACATTGAACGGGAGTATGGGGACCGCACACTCATCGAGCTGTGGCCGCGTCTTCTAGCGGTTATACCGAGTTTGTACCGCGGTATTGACCGCATCGTCCCTGCTTTACTTCATGGTGACCTCCACGGGGGAAACGTCGCAGAGACAACGACGGGGCCAGGTGAGTTATTTCGAAATGCTCATAAAGGTTATGAGTTCATGCAAGTTTATTTCCACATTCGTACATGAAAGATGTCAAAGACATCTCAACATCACGAAATCACAAAAACATCAGAATAAAAAGCATAGTACAACatatttattcttcttaatATCGTTCTTTTACTTTCTCTCTGCTCCATCCCTTAACACATTTATATTTGTTTCAATATATTTACACCACAAGGTAGCACATGATtaatacccgggggggggggggcacttacattgacgagtggataccatgcgcgaccaaaaaaaacgtaaaaaggatgtctttttcaagataggacatgttacgtacgtaatgtgatAAGGGTTTCAAGAACCTAAAAATAatcgaaaaaagggtatctatttcgctaggaaagctatacgtgtttagggtcaaatttgcggggatgacaAAACAAGATTCTACTGGTTTTtgaaggatgtccttttgccccaacactatacgtgtttagagtctgatttgcgcgaggtgcgTTGttgaaggtggggccgtactaatTAAACCATGGGGttattaatagctctatgattaaaccaaatggtgtgtaaaggtaaaaccgatgaCCGACGGACCCGTGCGACATATATATcaccaagggcgccggaagcggggggggggggcacttgcccccccccccaagaa
It encodes the following:
- the LOC121413621 gene encoding ketosamine-3-kinase-like isoform X1, whose product is MTVLRILIFSKMEEALYDLTGLKTLEEIPSLMTLGQGFISECRSFQSEKGKFFVKMNTKSQARTMFEGEKAGLSAILATGLVRCPIPIEIYDLKDGPGSIFVMEYMELRDLDRYAATLGEAIARLHLHNSRLKMKEEKHEGRIGGVPVSRPTYMQDVNGEDVEEETQRSVSQFGFHTTTCGGYQPLDNTWSDDWMNFYVRQRLKPKVDNIEREYGDRTLIELWPRLLAVIPSLYRGIDRIVPALLHGDLHGGNVAETTTGPVTYDPACFYGHHELDLAETRDFVDFNQDFYPAYYRLVPKAEGFDEREKLYKIFHYLNNWSHFGPKYKDKVITLIGELVEK
- the LOC121413621 gene encoding ketosamine-3-kinase-like isoform X2, with amino-acid sequence MEEALYDLTGLKTLEEIPSLMTLGQGFISECRSFQSEKGKFFVKMNTKSQARTMFEGEKAGLSAILATGLVRCPIPIEIYDLKDGPGSIFVMEYMELRDLDRYAATLGEAIARLHLHNSRLKMKEEKHEGRIGGVPVSRPTYMQDVNGEDVEEETQRSVSQFGFHTTTCGGYQPLDNTWSDDWMNFYVRQRLKPKVDNIEREYGDRTLIELWPRLLAVIPSLYRGIDRIVPALLHGDLHGGNVAETTTGPVTYDPACFYGHHELDLAETRDFVDFNQDFYPAYYRLVPKAEGFDEREKLYKIFHYLNNWSHFGPKYKDKVITLIGELVEK